The following coding sequences lie in one Enterococcus sp. 9E7_DIV0242 genomic window:
- a CDS encoding DUF5067 domain-containing protein translates to MKKIFGLGLLFSSVFLLAACGSGDDKKDTATSSSSVPVAQVSEESKAAESVADDTTFENDNYKFVIKGTEELSNTMFPEKKILAIEIEYTNKGADATSPWMAFATSIKGIQETDVTEELLSGANGQFPADYKPELVQMGDTDVKSGATVDAVVGFDILYPGSPVKMMDFMETGKFERIVETTE, encoded by the coding sequence ATGAAAAAAATATTTGGTTTGGGTTTATTATTCTCAAGCGTATTTCTACTAGCTGCTTGTGGAAGTGGGGATGACAAAAAAGATACTGCTACTTCTTCTAGTTCTGTTCCGGTAGCACAAGTAAGTGAGGAGTCAAAAGCAGCTGAAAGCGTAGCAGATGACACTACATTCGAAAATGATAACTATAAGTTTGTGATTAAAGGAACTGAAGAGCTTAGCAACACAATGTTTCCAGAGAAGAAAATACTTGCTATAGAAATCGAATACACTAATAAAGGTGCTGACGCTACAAGTCCATGGATGGCCTTCGCTACATCGATAAAAGGAATTCAAGAAACAGATGTAACCGAGGAGCTTCTTTCTGGCGCTAACGGTCAGTTCCCTGCTGATTACAAGCCAGAGCTAGTACAAATGGGTGACACAGATGTCAAATCTGGCGCTACAGTAGATGCTGTTGTAGGCTTTGACATTCTATATCCAGGATCACCAGTTAAAATGATGGATTTCATGGAAACTGGAAAATTTGAACGTATCGTTGAAACTACTGAATAA
- a CDS encoding helix-turn-helix domain-containing protein has product MDFGEKLRHLREKKGLGVNQLALKSAVNASNISRLEKGERKDPTFETVKKLSKALGVSISYFDDEQEPDTVAAHVNPDLTEEEQENVDNYIDFIISQRKEGKIK; this is encoded by the coding sequence ATGGACTTTGGAGAAAAATTGAGACATTTGAGAGAAAAAAAGGGATTGGGTGTTAATCAACTAGCTTTAAAGTCTGCTGTGAATGCTTCAAACATTTCAAGACTTGAAAAAGGCGAAAGAAAAGATCCTACCTTTGAAACTGTTAAAAAACTATCAAAAGCATTGGGGGTTTCTATTTCATATTTTGATGATGAACAAGAACCTGACACCGTTGCGGCTCATGTTAATCCTGATTTAACAGAAGAAGAACAAGAAAACGTTGATAATTACATCGACTTCATTATTTCTCAAAGAAAAGAAGGAAAAATTAAATAG
- a CDS encoding ISL3 family transposase: protein MTNTIKKMLRIIDKNLTISEVSEQKIKGTQTLIVHAKLSPCMAHCPYCSSSKVPLTGKQAVVKNGTKATMIRFDSYQYLPLAMKLAKQRYFCRSCSRHWTAQSYFVAPHCFIAKQLQIKILALLKEKISLRLIASLCHVSITTVIRVLKTTEAYLPTRKRTYLPSVLMVDEFRSHTSIEDKMSFICADGETGELIDILPSRKLNHLVHYFQKCSNPEKVQFLVTDMNAAYFQLIPRVFPQAKLVVDRFHVVQHLNRAFNAFRIKEVARLRQENKHPLANKLKSNWRFLLKNRAHVNHSTYKTWRSFRAPKFPYLTEAMMIDRLLEFSPALRFTYQVFHELTEAFRRKDHEQFFEQLRTLPEELDEVFRQSITNLLTYEEGIRNAMIYPYSNGKIEAMNTHIKALKRVSYGFKSFQNMKTRIFLMNDLIKMT, encoded by the coding sequence GAACAAAAAATCAAAGGAACGCAGACACTTATCGTTCACGCCAAGCTTTCTCCCTGTATGGCTCATTGTCCCTACTGCTCTTCTTCAAAAGTTCCCCTCACGGGGAAACAAGCAGTGGTTAAAAATGGAACAAAAGCGACAATGATTCGTTTTGATTCCTATCAATACTTGCCCCTAGCCATGAAATTAGCGAAACAACGCTACTTTTGTCGTTCCTGTTCTCGCCACTGGACGGCTCAGTCTTATTTCGTTGCACCACATTGCTTTATTGCCAAACAGTTACAGATTAAAATTCTTGCACTACTAAAAGAGAAGATATCTCTTCGCCTGATTGCCTCTCTGTGCCATGTCTCTATTACGACAGTCATTCGTGTACTTAAGACAACAGAAGCCTATCTTCCTACACGAAAACGAACCTATCTGCCTTCTGTTTTAATGGTTGATGAATTCCGTTCTCATACGTCTATTGAAGATAAGATGAGTTTTATTTGTGCTGATGGAGAAACAGGTGAACTGATTGATATTCTTCCTTCTAGAAAATTGAACCATTTGGTTCATTACTTTCAAAAATGTTCAAATCCGGAGAAGGTACAATTTCTAGTCACAGATATGAATGCCGCTTATTTTCAATTGATTCCCCGTGTATTCCCTCAAGCAAAGTTGGTCGTTGACCGATTTCATGTTGTTCAACACCTTAATCGGGCCTTTAATGCCTTTCGTATCAAAGAGGTTGCGCGATTGAGACAGGAAAATAAACATCCTTTAGCGAATAAATTAAAAAGTAATTGGCGCTTTTTATTGAAAAATCGAGCCCATGTTAATCATTCGACCTACAAAACTTGGCGCAGCTTTAGAGCCCCTAAGTTTCCTTATCTGACAGAAGCCATGATGATTGATCGACTCCTTGAGTTTTCTCCGGCACTGCGTTTTACGTATCAAGTATTTCATGAATTAACCGAGGCTTTCCGAAGGAAAGATCATGAACAATTCTTTGAACAACTACGGACCCTTCCAGAAGAATTAGATGAAGTATTTCGTCAATCAATCACCAACTTATTAACCTATGAAGAAGGAATCCGAAACGCCATGATTTATCCTTATTCGAATGGAAAAATAGAAGCAATGAATACTCATATAAAAGCACTAAAGCGTGTCTCTTATGGGTTTAAATCCTTTCAAAATATGAAAACACGAATTTTTCTTATGAACGATCTGATAAAAATGACATAA
- a CDS encoding helix-turn-helix domain-containing protein has translation MKTVLNQDEIRKLMEQNEDDVYTLANRMEVAPSTIYRILNGDRGVGSDLLANLI, from the coding sequence ATGAAGACAGTTTTGAATCAAGATGAAATTAGAAAATTGATGGAGCAGAATGAAGACGACGTGTACACGCTGGCAAACAGAATGGAAGTCGCGCCATCAACAATCTATCGGATATTGAATGGCGACAGAGGCGTAGGTAGCGATTTGTTAGCCAATTTGATTTGA
- a CDS encoding ImmA/IrrE family metallo-endopeptidase — MNNAAFLMSSFPNINFVFDPRMPEVQKGLYVDNVVYLNPRQNQKELYGVISEEIGHHYTSSGIIRNQKAVETRKQERKARLFGSELTVTPDSLILAKKDGCRSEWETAEFLGVTVEHLRQALRLYKEEYGIRFIYKGYLFKFGTADTLYIKKMS, encoded by the coding sequence ATGAATAATGCAGCGTTTTTAATGTCTAGCTTCCCCAACATTAATTTTGTTTTTGATCCTAGAATGCCTGAGGTTCAAAAAGGCCTTTATGTAGATAATGTTGTCTACTTAAATCCAAGGCAAAATCAGAAAGAACTTTATGGCGTTATTTCAGAAGAGATCGGCCATCACTACACTAGCTCTGGAATTATCCGGAATCAAAAAGCAGTAGAGACTAGAAAGCAAGAACGAAAAGCAAGGTTATTCGGATCAGAATTGACAGTGACGCCAGATAGCTTGATTCTCGCTAAAAAAGATGGATGTCGAAGTGAGTGGGAAACTGCTGAGTTTTTAGGTGTTACTGTTGAACACTTAAGACAGGCCCTCAGGTTGTATAAAGAAGAATATGGAATACGATTCATCTACAAAGGTTATTTATTTAAATTTGGTACTGCAGATACTTTGTACATAAAAAAAATGAGTTAA